A single region of the Gossypium arboreum isolate Shixiya-1 chromosome 12, ASM2569848v2, whole genome shotgun sequence genome encodes:
- the LOC108477519 gene encoding uncharacterized protein LOC108477519 translates to MQAIGVSTIGQAKGGNGMGCGRGAPGRGEGHSEARQPRLVYAAYRREDGDTPDVITGTFFIHNIPYTALIDIESTHPYIECSVSDTLGIMVENTMSEVTVLSLLRQSVRVNKFFKDLPLEANLDCAAKRVKLRTKKGDEGCEAYLAYVSASSSKISSVKDIRIVKDFPDVFPDELPGLPSNCEVEFGIKLLPGIAQVSISPYKMAPKELEELKA, encoded by the exons atgcaagctattgGTGTGAGTACTATTGGTCAGGCCAagggtggaaatggtatgggctgTGGTCGTGGAGCACCGGGTAGAGGTGAGGGTCATTCTGAAGCGAGGCAGCCAAGACTGGTTTATGCTGCATATCGTCGAGAGGATGGAGACACCCCAGATGTTATCacgggtacgttcttcattcataataTACCCTATACTgcactgattgatattgaatctACGCACCCTTATATAGAATGCAGTGTGTCTGATACTTTGGGTATTATGGTTGAAAACACTATGAGTGAGGTTACCGTGTTGAGTCTGTTAAGGCAGTCAGTGAGAGTGAACAAATTTTTTAAGGAtttacctttggag GCAAATTTGGACTGTGCTGCAAAGCGGGTGAAACTGAGAACCAAAAAGGGTGATGAG ggttgtgaggcctatttagCCTACGTCAGTGCTTCGAGTTCTAAAATTTCGTCTGTGAAAGATATCAGAATAGTTAAGGATTTTCCAGATGTTTTCCCCGATGAGTTACCGGGATTACCTTCTaactgtgaagttgagtttgggataaaGCTCTTGCCTGGTATAGCTCAGGTGTCTATTTCCCCTTATAAAATGGCACCAAAGGAACTTGAGGAGCTTAAGGCATag